One part of the Saprospiraceae bacterium genome encodes these proteins:
- a CDS encoding OmpH family outer membrane protein: MKNLNWILHAISLIAIIFLFVQNRNCKSHCKTDGSAQNTSLISNSGTAAFFNSDSLLGQLKFFKDNEIMFKKKQESMMKELQAKEENMQREFQKLQKNAENMTRNETENAQKKLAGMERDLMERKEKLSNQFAEETAEFNEALHKKVISFLQEYNADNRYKFIFSVARDGNIFYSDPSLDITAEMVKALNEKYSQ; this comes from the coding sequence ATGAAAAATTTAAATTGGATTTTACACGCTATATCCTTAATTGCAATAATTTTTCTGTTTGTGCAAAATAGAAATTGTAAGTCTCATTGTAAAACAGATGGTTCAGCACAAAATACAAGTCTTATTTCAAATTCCGGTACCGCTGCATTTTTTAACTCCGATAGTCTTCTTGGACAATTAAAGTTTTTTAAAGATAATGAAATTATGTTTAAAAAGAAACAGGAATCTATGATGAAAGAACTTCAGGCTAAAGAAGAAAACATGCAAAGAGAATTTCAAAAATTACAAAAAAATGCTGAAAATATGACTCGAAATGAAACTGAAAATGCTCAAAAAAAGTTAGCTGGCATGGAGCGCGATCTTATGGAACGCAAAGAAAAATTATCGAATCAATTTGCAGAAGAAACAGCAGAATTTAATGAAGCCCTTCATAAAAAAGTAATTTCATTTTTACAGGAGTACAATGCTGATAACAGATATAAATTTATTTTCTCTGTAGCCAGAGATGGAAATATTTTCTATTCAGATCCTTCTCTCGATATTACAGCTGAAATGGTAAAAGCTTTAAATGAAAAATATAGTCAATAA
- a CDS encoding DUF1211 domain-containing protein, translated as MNKTRIEAFSDGVLAIIITIMVLEIKIPHSSNWDGLIHLIPIIISYLLSFIYIGIYWVNHHHLFHSISKVTSGILWSNLNLLFWLSLIPFSTGWMGENHFEPNTIAVYAVSLLMPAIAYYILQTAIMNCQLSPEAFAEAHQKQNTKGKISLVCYILAIPFAFIYSYLSGFLFILVAFMWIIPDKNIEKVFKDM; from the coding sequence ATGAATAAAACCAGAATTGAAGCATTCAGTGATGGGGTCTTAGCGATTATCATCACCATCATGGTACTTGAAATCAAAATTCCGCATAGCAGCAATTGGGATGGATTAATCCATTTAATTCCAATTATTATTTCCTATCTATTGAGTTTTATATACATTGGAATCTATTGGGTAAATCACCACCACTTATTCCATTCAATTTCTAAAGTTACATCAGGCATATTGTGGTCTAACCTTAATTTACTTTTCTGGTTATCCTTGATCCCATTTTCAACAGGATGGATGGGTGAAAATCATTTTGAACCAAATACTATCGCTGTTTACGCAGTTTCGCTTTTAATGCCAGCCATAGCGTATTATATTCTTCAAACTGCAATTATGAATTGCCAATTATCTCCTGAGGCATTTGCTGAAGCTCATCAAAAACAAAATACAAAAGGAAAAATTTCATTGGTTTGCTATATTCTTGCAATTCCTTTTGCATTTATATATAGCTATCTTTCAGGTTTCCTTTTTATTCTGGTAGCATTTATGTGGATCATTCCGGATAAAAATATTGAAAAAGTATTTAAAGACATGTAA
- a CDS encoding TerC family protein yields the protein MNHEILLWGGFILFIVCMLALDLGVFHRKNHEIKVKEALMWTFFWLSLALLFNIGVYHFMGSEKALQFLTGYLIEESLSIDNVFVFILIFTYFKVPPKYQHKILFWGILGAMLMRISFILSGIVLIEKFEWIIYIFGAFLIFTGFKMAFSKETSFNPEANPIIKLFHKYFNVTDTYHGDKFFVKINAKTYATPMFIVLLLIEISDLIFAVDSIPAILSITSDPFIVFTSNVFAILGLRSLYFAISAAARYFVYLKYGLAAILSYVGIKMLLSDYYKIDPLYSLLVILTMLSLSILGSMIAARNEDSQ from the coding sequence ATGAATCATGAAATCTTACTTTGGGGTGGTTTTATCTTGTTTATAGTATGCATGTTGGCGCTCGATCTTGGCGTGTTTCATAGAAAAAACCATGAAATTAAAGTGAAAGAAGCTCTTATGTGGACTTTTTTCTGGCTATCACTTGCCTTATTATTTAATATCGGAGTGTACCATTTTATGGGAAGTGAAAAAGCATTGCAGTTTTTGACTGGATATTTGATTGAAGAGTCTCTTTCGATTGATAATGTTTTTGTTTTTATTTTAATTTTTACATACTTTAAGGTTCCACCAAAATATCAGCACAAAATTTTATTTTGGGGAATCCTTGGAGCGATGTTGATGCGAATAAGTTTTATTTTATCGGGGATTGTATTAATTGAAAAATTCGAATGGATAATTTATATTTTCGGAGCTTTTTTAATTTTTACGGGTTTCAAAATGGCATTTTCAAAAGAAACTTCTTTTAACCCAGAAGCCAATCCGATAATCAAATTATTTCATAAATATTTTAATGTAACAGATACCTATCATGGAGATAAATTTTTTGTAAAAATTAATGCAAAGACTTATGCAACACCAATGTTTATTGTTCTGCTGCTGATTGAAATTTCTGATCTGATTTTTGCAGTAGATAGCATTCCTGCAATATTATCAATTACCTCTGATCCTTTCATTGTATTTACTTCAAATGTTTTTGCAATTTTAGGTTTGCGATCACTTTATTTTGCGATATCTGCAGCCGCCAGATATTTCGTATATTTAAAATATGGATTAGCAGCAATACTGAGTTATGTAGGTATTAAGATGCTCCTTTCAGATTATTATAAGATAGATCCATTATATTCATTATTGGTTATATTGACCATGTTATCGCTTTCTATTTTGGGTTCCATGATTGCAGCAAGAAACGAAGATAGTCAGTAA
- a CDS encoding TonB-dependent receptor, with product MKKILLLLLIGVTHMGQSQTITIKDHNTGEPLEVVSILSNSPRAFANTNTQGQADVTAFKGADKIEIRSLGYKTEVISYLDLENLNFEVSLNSSLTQFDEVVVSATRWSQPSVNIPSKISIISPKDVALSNPQTAADLLGSSGEVFIQKSQQGGGSPMIRGFSTNRLLYTIDGVRMNSAIFRAGNIQNVISLDPFAIEHTEVFFGPGSIIYGSDAIGGVMSFQTLTPKFSVSKKTLIEGKAVSRYSSANNERSNHFDVKLGWTKWALISSLTHSKYGDLRMGTKGPDEYLKPYYVQRVDNVDKVFENPDPLVQNPSGYSQMNLMQKISFNPTKNWELQYGFHFSETSEYSRYDRLIETQSNGLPTSAVWNYGPQVWSMHNLSVTQINSNKIYDRMTIRLAQQYFEESRIDRRFNHHRLRTNLEEVRAYSANADFEKNTKKHNFYYGVEYVLNDVNSIGSAVDLRDGSPIPVPDRYPASQWSSYAGYLNYQFIPSVKFLIQAGVRFSAFNVESDFTRHLEFFPFNFTSSTLQNSATTGSLGFVFRPEETWKISLNASTGFRAPNVDDVGKIFDFASGEVVVPNTSLNTEYAYNGELNISKIWGDVVKIDVSAFYTRLEDAMVRRAFKVNGQDSILYNDQMSKVYAIQNAAFAKVYGFHAGIEIKLSSDFNISSRFNYQFGEEELDNGDISRSRHAAPSFGITKLSYQKEKLFMQLNAMYSAAVSYANLNEEERQKPVLYAKDSNGDPYSPAWYTLNFKAMYQFHQHLSVSTGIENLTDQRYRPYSSGLVAPGRNFILSFKAQF from the coding sequence ATGAAAAAAATTCTATTATTGTTGTTGATAGGTGTGACCCATATGGGACAGTCTCAAACAATAACCATTAAAGATCACAATACAGGGGAACCTCTTGAAGTCGTATCAATTCTTAGTAATTCGCCCAGAGCTTTTGCAAATACCAATACCCAAGGTCAAGCTGATGTGACAGCATTCAAAGGTGCAGATAAAATTGAAATCCGGAGTCTGGGTTACAAGACGGAAGTAATCAGTTACCTTGATTTAGAAAACTTGAATTTTGAAGTATCCCTTAATTCTTCTTTGACACAGTTTGATGAAGTAGTGGTTTCCGCAACTCGTTGGAGTCAGCCTTCGGTAAATATTCCTTCAAAAATTTCTATAATTTCACCAAAAGATGTTGCCTTAAGCAATCCTCAGACTGCTGCAGATTTATTGGGATCTTCCGGTGAAGTATTTATACAAAAAAGCCAGCAAGGTGGTGGTAGTCCGATGATTCGTGGCTTTTCCACCAACAGGTTATTATATACCATAGATGGTGTGAGAATGAATTCGGCTATATTCAGAGCTGGAAATATTCAAAATGTAATATCCTTAGATCCATTCGCCATTGAACATACAGAAGTTTTTTTTGGTCCGGGATCTATTATTTATGGAAGTGATGCCATTGGTGGAGTTATGAGTTTTCAAACCTTGACTCCTAAATTTTCCGTATCTAAAAAGACTTTGATTGAAGGGAAAGCAGTTAGCCGGTATTCTTCTGCCAATAATGAAAGAAGCAATCATTTTGATGTGAAACTTGGTTGGACAAAGTGGGCATTGATCTCGAGTTTGACGCATTCCAAATATGGAGATTTGAGAATGGGTACAAAAGGTCCGGATGAATATTTGAAACCATATTATGTGCAACGAGTTGATAATGTAGACAAAGTTTTTGAAAATCCTGATCCATTGGTACAAAATCCAAGTGGATATTCACAAATGAACCTGATGCAAAAAATAAGTTTTAATCCTACTAAAAATTGGGAGCTTCAGTATGGATTTCATTTTTCTGAAACTTCAGAATATTCCAGATATGATAGACTTATTGAGACGCAAAGCAATGGTTTACCTACTTCCGCCGTATGGAATTATGGACCGCAAGTTTGGAGCATGCACAATTTGTCTGTAACACAAATTAACAGCAACAAAATTTATGACCGAATGACAATACGTCTTGCTCAACAATACTTTGAAGAAAGCAGAATAGACAGAAGGTTTAATCATCACAGATTAAGAACAAATCTTGAAGAGGTCCGGGCATATTCAGCAAACGCGGACTTTGAGAAAAACACAAAGAAGCATAATTTTTATTATGGCGTTGAATATGTGCTCAATGATGTAAACTCTATCGGCTCAGCAGTTGATCTTAGAGATGGAAGCCCAATCCCTGTGCCTGACAGATATCCGGCTTCACAATGGAGTAGTTATGCGGGATATTTAAATTACCAATTCATTCCTTCAGTAAAATTTCTTATCCAGGCAGGGGTGAGATTCAGCGCATTCAACGTGGAATCTGACTTCACCAGGCATCTCGAATTTTTCCCTTTTAATTTTACGAGTTCTACTTTGCAAAATTCAGCAACAACAGGAAGTTTAGGCTTTGTATTTAGACCAGAAGAAACCTGGAAAATCAGTCTCAATGCGAGCACTGGATTCAGAGCACCGAATGTAGATGATGTTGGTAAAATATTTGATTTTGCTTCTGGCGAAGTGGTTGTTCCGAATACTTCCTTGAATACTGAATATGCATATAATGGAGAACTCAATATTTCTAAGATATGGGGTGATGTTGTGAAAATTGATGTAAGCGCATTTTATACCCGACTTGAGGATGCCATGGTTCGAAGAGCTTTTAAGGTAAATGGACAAGATAGCATTTTGTATAATGATCAAATGAGCAAAGTGTATGCTATTCAGAATGCTGCTTTTGCGAAGGTTTATGGCTTCCATGCGGGAATAGAAATTAAACTTTCTTCTGATTTTAATATTTCTTCTCGTTTTAATTATCAATTCGGCGAAGAAGAATTGGACAACGGCGATATAAGCCGTTCGAGACATGCAGCACCTTCATTTGGAATAACCAAGTTATCTTATCAGAAGGAAAAACTATTTATGCAATTAAATGCTATGTACAGTGCAGCGGTGAGTTATGCTAATTTGAACGAAGAAGAACGGCAAAAACCAGTCCTCTATGCAAAAGATAGTAATGGTGACCCTTATTCTCCAGCTTGGTACACACTAAATTTCAAAGCTATGTATCAGTTCCATCAACATCTGTCTGTAAGTACAGGTATAGAAAATCTAACGGATCAACGGTATCGCCCATACAGTTCCGGGCTCGTTGCACCTGGAAGGAATTTCATTCTGTCCTTTAAAGCGCAGTTTTAA
- the asnS gene encoding asparagine--tRNA ligase, whose translation MQKITIAEVLKSEPQNQITSFMGWVKAFRNSRFIALNDGSCLSNLQVVIDPTQFDESILKRITIGAAINVQGTLITSQGAGQKMELQATTVEILGDCDASTYPLQPKKHSLEFLRQIAHLRFRTNTFSAIFRIRHMLSYAIHEFFHNQGFYYLHAPIITGSDAEGAGEMFQVTTLNLNNLPRTEEGQINFKEDFFSKATNLTVSGQLEAELAAMALGKVYTFGPTFRAENSNTPRHLAEFWMIEPEVAFANLHDNMDLAENLLKYVIQKVMQNCAEDLQFLNDREQEEDKQKPQIERNELSLIERLKFCIDHTFERISYTEAIEILKNSTPNKKGKFQFPIETWGADLQSEHERFLVEKHFKKPVILTNYPKAIKAFYMRQNEDQKTVAAMDILFPGIGEIVGGSQREERLDKLEQRMHEMHIPKDEMYWYLDTRKYGTCPHAGFGLGFERLVLFVTGMTNIRDVIPFPRFPGNAEF comes from the coding sequence ATGCAAAAAATTACAATAGCAGAAGTACTAAAATCTGAACCGCAAAACCAAATTACTTCTTTTATGGGTTGGGTGAAAGCATTCCGGAATAGTCGCTTCATTGCATTAAATGATGGTTCTTGTCTTTCCAATTTACAGGTAGTAATTGATCCCACTCAATTTGATGAATCTATTCTTAAACGCATTACGATTGGTGCGGCAATAAACGTTCAGGGTACCTTAATTACTTCTCAGGGTGCTGGCCAGAAAATGGAATTACAGGCTACTACAGTAGAAATCTTAGGGGATTGTGATGCATCTACTTATCCATTACAGCCTAAAAAACATAGTCTTGAATTTTTACGCCAGATTGCTCATTTGCGATTTAGAACAAATACGTTCAGTGCGATTTTTAGAATCCGGCATATGCTTTCATATGCTATTCATGAATTTTTTCATAACCAGGGATTTTATTATTTACATGCACCAATAATTACAGGTTCTGATGCTGAAGGGGCAGGAGAAATGTTCCAGGTCACCACTTTAAATTTAAATAATCTCCCGAGAACAGAGGAAGGTCAAATTAATTTTAAGGAAGACTTTTTTAGCAAAGCAACAAATTTAACGGTATCCGGACAACTTGAAGCAGAATTGGCTGCAATGGCCTTAGGTAAAGTATATACTTTTGGACCTACATTCCGGGCTGAAAATTCAAATACACCAAGACATCTTGCGGAGTTTTGGATGATTGAACCAGAAGTTGCATTTGCGAATCTTCATGATAATATGGATCTGGCAGAAAATCTATTGAAATATGTTATCCAAAAAGTAATGCAAAATTGTGCAGAAGATTTGCAATTTTTAAATGATCGCGAACAAGAAGAAGATAAACAAAAACCACAAATTGAGAGAAATGAACTTAGCTTAATAGAACGTCTTAAATTTTGCATTGATCATACTTTTGAGCGTATTAGCTACACAGAAGCCATTGAAATATTAAAAAACTCAACACCTAATAAGAAAGGTAAATTTCAATTTCCTATTGAAACATGGGGTGCTGATTTACAATCTGAACATGAACGTTTCCTCGTTGAAAAACATTTTAAAAAGCCTGTAATTTTGACAAATTATCCAAAAGCCATAAAAGCTTTCTATATGCGCCAAAATGAAGATCAGAAAACGGTAGCCGCAATGGACATATTGTTTCCAGGAATTGGTGAAATTGTAGGTGGATCACAACGAGAAGAACGCCTTGATAAACTAGAACAACGAATGCATGAAATGCATATCCCAAAAGATGAAATGTATTGGTATTTAGATACTCGCAAATATGGAACTTGCCCACATGCTGGATTTGGATTAGGTTTTGAACGTCTGGTACTTTTTGTAACCGGAATGACCAATATTCGGGATGTAATACCCTTTCCAAGATTTCCTGGTAACGCAGAATTTTAA